GATAAGGAAGGAAAGCTAATTAAGGAATGGCGAAAAGTAAAGGTAAAAGATCATGTAGCTGAAGCGCTCCAGGAATTAAGAGAAACCGTTCAAGTGTGAAGGAAGCTAACTTTTCCAGTTAGTTTCTTTTTTACCATAAGGTTCGCAATAAAAATAATTGACAATAATTATTCCTAGGAGTTACACTAATTATAAACGTTATAATGTAAGAATTTCTTTTAGAAAAGAGGTGCATGACGGAATGGCTGAACATCATTTGAAAGAAGCCTTGGATACGTTGAAGGATACTGGAGTTCGTATTACTCCTCAACGTCATGCGATTTTGGAATTTCTCATAAATTCAATGTCTCACCCTACTGCTGATGATATATATAAAGCCTTAGAAGGCAAATTTCCAAATATGAGCGTGGCAACCGTTTACAATAATTTAAGGGTATTTCGTGAAACGGGTTTAGTTAAGGAGTTAACTTATGGCGATTCTTCTAGCCGGTTTGACTTTGTCACATCGAATCATTACCATGCGATCTGTGAAAATTGCGGTAAAATCGTTGATTTTCATTACCCCGGCCTTGATGAGGTAGAGCAGCTCGCATCCCACGTGACAGGCTTTAAAGTAACCCATCACCGTCTTGAGATATACGGAGTATGTCAAGAGTGCGAGAAAAAAGAAACCCATTAAAAAGCTGGTCGCTAACTATCTGCGAGCCAGCTTTTTTGCTGTCGAAAAGAAAGCGCAGCCAAAACAAGGCTGCTTATTTCATTTTTCGGTTATAATTTTCATCAAACTCTTTTCCTTCCAGGTTCTTATCCAATGTGAGCGGCTCTCTGCAATGCATGCACATATCCACCCGGCCGAGAATTTTCGTTTCCTTATTGCAGGACGGGCATATAACTTTGACAGCCCTTGTTGAAAGCATGCCGATCCAAAAGTAAACGGCCGTGCTCAAACAAATGGATAACAGCCCGAGCATCATAAGAATGGTGACGAGCCAAATGTTATTCATGAAAAAGAGTCCCACGTACATAATGATAAAACCCACGAATATTAAGCTTAAAGCAAACGTACGAATTTTATTAATTTTACTCGTATACTTTGCCATCTCTCATCCCCCTGATTTAAATATAACATATCCAAAATACAAAAGATTACAAAAAAAGTCTTGCGGAATTGCTGAAGTATTTGCGAAAATAAAGGAGTTTGTTTTTAGTTGTAGAAATACACAAAGAGCCCCTGAACACCATACATATATTGGAGGAATTGATTATGGAAAATATACTCCGTCCTATTTATCAAGAAAGAGCTAGTCATTCGGACACGTTAGCAGTTATTTTAATTGAAAGAAAAAATCAGACTTCACCTGCTACAGACAACTTTGATGTGGCATTGCTGGTCATTTCAAAAAAGTCCGAAGCGCCGATATTTGTTAAGCATTATGAATTTGAAGGGAAAACAGCTTCATTACATGTAGTGTCAGAATCTCAAATTCAGGAATGGATTTTGTTAGGCACAAATAGAAGGACTATTGATTGGATCATGAATGGCAAAGTTCTTTTTGACCGAAACGAATACGTTGCGAATTTAGTGGATTGGCTCTATACATTTCCTTTTTCTGACCGCAAAATGAAAATTGGGTTGGAGTATGGAAAACTGATAAGAAGATATATAGAAGGAAAAGCTTTCTTTGAATCGAAACAATTTTTGGACGCCTATAATTCGATTGTCCATGCGCTGCACCATTTGGCAAGAATTGAAGTCATTGATAAGGGGTTTCATCCTGAGGTAACA
This window of the Bacillus gobiensis genome carries:
- a CDS encoding YgzB family protein translates to MAKYTSKINKIRTFALSLIFVGFIIMYVGLFFMNNIWLVTILMMLGLLSICLSTAVYFWIGMLSTRAVKVICPSCNKETKILGRVDMCMHCREPLTLDKNLEGKEFDENYNRKMK
- a CDS encoding nucleotidyltransferase-like protein, with the translated sequence MENILRPIYQERASHSDTLAVILIERKNQTSPATDNFDVALLVISKKSEAPIFVKHYEFEGKTASLHVVSESQIQEWILLGTNRRTIDWIMNGKVLFDRNEYVANLVDWLYTFPFSDRKMKIGLEYGKLIRRYIEGKAFFESKQFLDAYNSIVHALHHLARIEVIDKGFHPEVTVWNQVRHMEPQVYKLYLELIESNESLEKRLELLFLASDFLIHSKAEVGSSYILTIMEEKPVWLFGELLEHPELKLFITDLGVLIEFLVSKGFVEVKRIETKGQHIYHRGYSVKKGVDSF
- the perR gene encoding peroxide-responsive transcriptional repressor PerR encodes the protein MAEHHLKEALDTLKDTGVRITPQRHAILEFLINSMSHPTADDIYKALEGKFPNMSVATVYNNLRVFRETGLVKELTYGDSSSRFDFVTSNHYHAICENCGKIVDFHYPGLDEVEQLASHVTGFKVTHHRLEIYGVCQECEKKETH